TCACCTATTTTTAATGTACCTTCTTGAACAAGTATATCTGCGATAGGTCCAACTTTAGGGTCAAGTTTTGATTCAAGAACTACTCCCTTAGCTCTTTTTTAGGATTGGCTTTAAGTTCAAGAATTTCAGCTGTGATAAGTATAGTATCAAGCAATGTATCAAGATTTAATTGTTTTTTAGCAGATACTTCAACAAATTCAGTATCTCCTCCCCATTCAATGGAAACAAGTCCATGTTCCATAAGTTCTTGTTTTACTTTTTGAGGATTAGCTTCTGGTTTATCAATTTTATTAACTGCAACAATAATAGGGACATTAGCAGCTTTTGCATGCGATAGAGCTTCAATTGTTTGTGGCATAACTCCATCGTCTGCAGCAACGACTAATATAGCAATATCAGTAACTTGTGCTCCTCTGGCTCTCATATCAGTAAAAGCCTCATGACCAGGAGTATCAACAAAAGTAATTTTTTTACCACTTTTAACAACTTGGTAAGCACCGATTTTTTGAGTGATTCCACCATCTTCTCCAGATACTACATTACTTGCTCTAATAGCATCAAGTAATGATGTTTTACCATGGTCAACATGACCCATAATAGTTATAACTGGAGGTCTTTCAACAAGGTCTTCAGCTTTATCTTCAAGTTCAAGAGCAAACTTTTCTCCAAATTCTAGTTCTACTTCTTCTTCTTTTTCAACTAAGGCATCATAGTCTACAGCTATTTCTTCAGCCATTTCTATGGATATTGGGCTGTTAATAGTAAGCATCTGACCTTTTAGAAAAAGTTTTTTGATTATTTCAGCACTTCCTACACCAAGTCTTGATGCAAAATCACCTAAAGTGATTTCTCCTCTTATTTTAATTATTTTTACTCCATCTTCTTCAATGGTTTCAGAACCGACATTATCAATTGTTTTCATAACAAAATCAGTTCTTCTTCCTTTTTTCTTTTTATTTTTTTTTGATTTTTCATCTTCATTAGTTTTTTCTCCAGGAGCTGATTTAACTCCCTTCCAATTTTTTTTATCTTTTCCAATTTTTATTTGTTGAGATTTTTTACCATTACCTAATCCATCTTCTTCAAATATATCATCTGTTTCAACTTCTACAACCTTTTTATTCAAACTATCTCCCTTTCCATTTGAAGTCGTTTTTTCAGGCTTCACAATTACTTCTTCTTTATTATTCATATTTTCAAAATATTTATCTATTTTTTTCACATCTTCTTCAGCTAAACCAGATAGATGAGAAGAAACTGTGATTTTAATATCATCTTTTAAGAGATTTAAAAACTCTTTATTTCCCATATCATATTTTTTAGCTAATTCATGTACTCTTACTTTCATTAATTACCTCCTAAATTAGGTTAATTTATGAGGCCACGGGCTATTTTTTTATTTTTGACACCAACAACACTTACTTCTTCTTTGCCAAAAATATCTCCAAGTTGATTTTTATTTCCAAAATAAACAAAGTTTATGCTGAGTTCTTTAGCTTTAAGTAAAAGTTTTTTTTCATTTTTTTCACTTATATCTTGTGCTAGAACTAAGAAATGAGTATGTTCTATTTCATCTAAAACCATATTCATTCCAAAAGATAAAACTTGTGAATTTTTCATTGCTTTCAAAATATTTAAATAGTCCTTTTCTCCCTTTTTTAAAAGATTCAACATCTTCATTAGGTCATCTGTATTCATTTTTATCTTCTTATGCTTGGATAGTCTTTGAAGACATTCATGTGTTTTACAGATATAGTAGCCTCTATTTTGTTGCTTCTGTTTTTCATCAAAAACATACTTATCTTCTTTTGTTTTAATCAATCTGAATAAATCTTTTTTATCTTTTTTATCCTTACAAATTAAACAAGTTCTTTCTGGAAAATCCTGATTACTCACTTTGTTCTCCTTCTAAAGAATCATCTTTAGAACTATTTTCAGTTTTTATATCAACTCTCATACCAGTTAATTTAGCAGCAAGTCTAGCATTTTGACCATTTTTACCAATAGCTAGAGATAATTGTGAATTATCAACGATTACTCTTGCTGTATTTTCATCTTCAATAACCTCAACACTTTTCACTTTTGCTGGACTTAATACAGCTGAAACAAACTCTTCAACAGATTCTTTCCAAATAACAATATCTATTTTTTCTCCATTTAATTCATTAACTATGTTTTTTATTCTAAGACCTTTTTGCCCAATACAAGCTCCTACAGTATCAATATTAGGATCAGATGAGTACACAGCGACTTTAGCTCTTGATCCAGCTTCTCTTGCAACAGCTTTTATTTCTATTAAGCCAGATGTAATTTCTGGTATTTCAAGTTCAAATAATTTCTTTAGTAAACCTTCATGTTTTCTAGAAATAACTATTTTAGGGAACTTATTAGTTTTTTCAACTTCAGCAAGGAAAACTTTAAGTCTTTCTCCTACTCTATAAGTGTCAGCAGGAGATTGTTCAGTTGTTGGAAGAATAGCTTCTATTCCATCAAATTCAACAAAAATATTTTTCTTTTCATCGATTCTTCTAATGATACCATTTATAATATCATTTTCTTTTTCTTTGAATCTATCATAGATATATTGTCTTTCAGCTTCTCTTACTTTTTGAATAACAATTTGCTTTCCATTTTGAATAGCATTTCTTCTAAATTCCTCACAATTAATTTCTATTCTTACTATGTCACCAACTTTAGCTCTCTTTTTGATTTCTTGAGCATCATCAAGAGAAATTTCAATAGCAGCATCATAAAGGTCTTCAGTTTCTACAACAGTTTTAACTTCATAAAGTTTGACATCACCAGTTTCTCTGTTGATTTCAACTTCCACATTTTCCTCTTCACCATGATTTTTTTTATAAGCTGCCAACAGAGCCTGTTCAACAGTAAGAAGAAGACTTTCTTTGCTTATTCCTTTTTCTCTTTCTAATTCATCTAGGGCTTCTAAAAAAACTTTAGCGTCTTTACTTTTCATATTATTTTCATTACCTCCTGAAAATTCTATTAAAATTCTTCAAATTCATAAACAAGATTGGCTTTTCTTACTTCTGAAAAGGGAATTTCTATTATTTTTTCATTTTCTACTTCTAAGTATATAATACTATCTCTACAATCTATAATTATTCCTTCAAAGTTTTTATTGTCATTAACTTTATGTTTAAGACTTAATTTAGCTTTTTCTCCCTTAAATCTGATATAGTCGTCAATTTTCTTTAATGGTCTTTCAATACCTGGAGAAGATACCTCTAAAAAAATCTTTGTTCAATAAGTTTATCTATGTCTTCATCTACTTTATTACTGATAGTTGCACAATCTTCAAGAGTTATATCCCCTTCTAGATTTTCAACATATATTCTTACATACCAGTAACCTCCATCTTGAAGATATTCAATATCAACAAGAGATAATTTCATTTCATTTACTACTGGAGTAACAATGGTTTCAATTTTTTTCAAAATATTTTCCTTGTTATATTTTTCCATAAAGTATATATTCACCTCACTTTCAAGACAACTACTAAAGAGGGAGTGGACCAAAACCCACTCCCCTACATTAGCTAGCATAATTTATTTTCAAGGTATTATAACATATATTCTTAAAAAATCAAATTTAACTAATGAGAAGTTCATTGAAAAATATAGATGTACAAAGGTTATTATAAAGAAAAATAAAGGTATTTTTTAATTCAATTAAAAAAGTTTGCTATAAAAAATCATGTGAATAGCAAATAAATAAAAAATTAATTAAAAACCCTACCAAATGAATGACTGTTATTTAAACAATAAAAAAGCATATATTTTTTATAATTTTAAAATATATTTTTTACAATATATAAAGAAGAAATATAAGCTGAAATCTAAAACTGTTAATTAATAATTGAAAAAAATTAACAATTATTTAACAAAATGGTAGAAAATAGAGAGTTCAATATATTTGATTAAAAAAATAAATTTTTATCATTCATATTATTAATAATGCTTGATTTTTTACAAAAAAGAGGTATATTATTATTAAAGTTTAAATATCATACACAGAGGAGGCTATTTTTCATGGAAAAAAATGGAAAAAAAGTTGTAATTGGAGTTATTGGATCAGACTGTCATGCAGTTGGAAACAAAATTATTCATCATGTATTAGAGTCTAATGGATTTGAAGTAGTAAATATTGGAGTTTTATCACCACAAGCTGACTTTATTAATGCAGCTGTTGAAACTAATGCTGATGCTATAATAGTTTCTTCTTTATATGGACATGGAGAATTAGATTGTCAAGGAATGAGAGAAAAATGTAAAGAAGCAGGACTTAATAATATCCTTCTTTATGTAGGTGGAAATATTGTTGTTGGAAAACAAGTTTGGGAAGAAGTAGAAGAAAGATTTAAAGCTATGGGATTTGATAGAGTTTATAGACCAGGAACTCCTATTGAAGACACAACAGAAGACTTAAAGAAAGATTTAGGAATTGCTTAATTTTGATCAATTGAGATTTTCAAAAATACTTTACAATAAAAGAGAGTGGTTGTTATGAAAGTTTATCTAGCCATAGATTTTGGTAGTACTTATACTAAACTTACTGCTATAGATATGGAAAACGAAGTTATTTTAGCGACAGCGAAGGATATTACTACAGTTGAAGAAGATATAATGATTGGATTTAATAAAGCTTACGAAAAATTGAAAGCTGCAATAAATGAAAAAATTAATTTTGATTCTGTGGAGTTTGTAAGTAAAACAGCTTGTTCATCTGCTGCTGGTGGATTGAAAATGGTGGCTATAGGGCTTGTGCCTGAACTTACAGCTGAAGCTGCTAAAAAAGCTGCTCTAGGGGCTGGAGCAAGAGTAATAAAGACATATGCTTATGAATTAAATCATAGAGAACTTGAAGAAATTAAAGCTACTCCTCTGGATATAATATTATTGGCTGGTGGAACAGATGGTGGTAATAAAGACTGTATCATTCATAATGCTAAAATGATTGCAGAGTATAAACTTGATGTACCAGTTGTAGTTGCAGGAAATAAAGCAGCTATTGATCAGGTGGAAGCTATTTTTAAAGAAACTGGAATAGATTATTTTGTAACAGAAAATGTAATGCCTGTTATAAATAAATTAAATGTTGAACCTTCTCGTGAAGAAATCAGAAAAGTTTTTATGAATAGAATAGTAGAAGCTAAAGGAATGAAAAGTGCAGAGGAATTTATAAAAGGGATATTAATGCCTACTCCTGCAGCAGTATTAAAAGCTGCTGAAGTGCTTGCTGAAGGAACTGATGATGAGGAAGGAATAGGAGATTTAATAGTAGTGGATATTGGAGGAGCTACAACAGATGTTCACTCAATAGCTAAAGGAGAACCTACAAAGCCTTCTATTATGATAAAAGGTTTGGAAGAACCATTTGCCAAAAGAACCGTAGAAGGGGATCTTGGAATGAGATATTCATCAGTAGCTCTTTTAGAAGCAGCTGGAACAAGAAAAATAAGAAATTATCTACATGATTCTTTAAAACAGATTGATGTAAAAGCTGCATGTCAATACAGACATGATCACATTAAAATGGTACCTCAAAGTAATGAAGAAATAAGATTTGATGAAGCAATGGCAATGGTAGCTACTGAAATAGCAATGACAAGACACTGTGGAGTATTAGAATGTGTTTATACTCCAATGGGAACAATGTTTAATCAAAGTGGAAAAGATTTGACTGATGCACCTTATGTTATTGGAACAGGTGGAGTTATCATTCATAGCTTAAATCCTCAAGGAATATTGAAAGCTGGGAATTTTAATGAACAAGATCCTGTTCACTTAAAGCCTGTATCGCCAAAATTTCTTGTAGATAAAACATATATATTGTCAGCAATGGGATTGTTAGCTCAAGATTATCCAAATTTAGCTGTTAGAATAATGAAAAAATACCTAGTCGAAGTATAAGAAATTATAAGGAGGAATATTTAAATATGAAACTTAGATTTAAAAAATGGACTGAAGAAGAGTTCTTTGAAATGAGAAAAGAAGTTTTAAAAGGATGGCCTACAGGTAAAGATGTAAACTTAGAAGAAGCTGTAGCTTATCATAAAGCATTACCAGAATCAAAAAGTTTTTCTAAAAAATTAGTAGATGCTAAAAATGCTGGAATTACACTAGCTCAACCTAGAGCAGGAGTTGCTTTAATAGAACAACATATAGAATTATTAGACTATTTAGATAAAGTTGGTGGAGCAGATTTACTTCCAACTACTATTGATTCTTATACAAGACAAAATAAATATGAAAATTGTGAAAAAGGAATAGAGGAATCTAAAAAAGCAGGAAGATCACTACTTAATGGATTTCCAGGTGTAAATCATGGAGTTAGTGGTTGTAGACAAGTTGTTGAAGCTATAGACTTGCCTTTACAATTAAGACATGGAACTCCAGATGCTAGATTACTTTCTGAAATAATGATTGCAGCAGGATATACTTCTGATGAGGGTGGAGGAATCAGTTATAATGTTCCTT
Above is a window of Fusobacterium varium DNA encoding:
- the infB_2 gene encoding Translation initiation factor IF-2, with translation MKVRVHELAKKYDMGNKEFLNLLKDDIKITVSSHLSGLAEEDVKKIDKYFENMNNKEEVIVKPEKTTSNGKGDSLNKKVVEVETDDIFEEDGLGNGKKSQQIKIGKDKKNWKGVKSAPGEKTNEDEKSKKNKKKKGRRTDFVMKTIDNVGSETIEEDGVKIIKIRGEITLGDFASRLGVGSAEIIKKLFLKGQMLTINSPISIEMAEEIAVDYDALVEKEEEVELEFGEKFALELEDKAEDLVERPPVITIMGHVDHGKTSLLDAIRASNVVSGEDGGITQKIGAYQVVKSGKKITFVDTPGHEAFTDMRARGAQVTDIAILVVAADDGVMPQTIEALSHAKAANVPIIVAVNKIDKPEANPQKVKQELMEHGLVSIEWGGDTEFVEVSAKKQLNLDTLLDTILITAEILELKANPKKELRE
- a CDS encoding ribosomal protein L7Ae family protein, whose protein sequence is MSNQDFPERTCLICKDKKDKKDLFRLIKTKEDKYVFDEKQKQQNRGYYICKTHECLQRLSKHKKIKMNTDDLMKMLNLLKKGEKDYLNILKAMKNSQVLSFGMNMVLDEIEHTHFLVLAQDISEKNEKKLLLKAKELSINFVYFGNKNQLGDIFGKEEVSVVGVKNKKIARGLIN
- the nusA gene encoding Transcription elongation protein nusA; translated protein: MKSKDAKVFLEALDELEREKGISKESLLLTVEQALLAAYKKNHGEEENVEVEINRETGDVKLYEVKTVVETEDLYDAAIEISLDDAQEIKKRAKVGDIVRIEINCEEFRRNAIQNGKQIVIQKVREAERQYIYDRFKEKENDIINGIIRRIDEKKNIFVEFDGIEAILPTTEQSPADTYRVGERLKVFLAEVEKTNKFPKIVISRKHEGLLKKLFELEIPEITSGLIEIKAVAREAGSRAKVAVYSSDPNIDTVGACIGQKGLRIKNIVNELNGEKIDIVIWKESVEEFVSAVLSPAKVKSVEVIEDENTARVIVDNSQLSLAIGKNGQNARLAAKLTGMRVDIKTENSSKDDSLEGEQSE
- the rimP gene encoding Ribosome maturation factor RimP, whose protein sequence is MLANVGEWVLVHSLFSSCLESEVNIYFMEKYNKENILKKIETIVTPVVNEMKLSLVDIEYLQDGGYWYVRIYVENLEGDITLEDCATISNKVDEDIDKLIEQRFF
- the mamA gene encoding Methylaspartate mutase S chain — translated: MEKNGKKVVIGVIGSDCHAVGNKIIHHVLESNGFEVVNIGVLSPQADFINAAVETNADAIIVSSLYGHGELDCQGMREKCKEAGLNNILLYVGGNIVVGKQVWEEVEERFKAMGFDRVYRPGTPIEDTTEDLKKDLGIA
- a CDS encoding N-methylhydantoinase A/acetone carboxylase, beta subunit, with translation MKVYLAIDFGSTYTKLTAIDMENEVILATAKDITTVEEDIMIGFNKAYEKLKAAINEKINFDSVEFVSKTACSSAAGGLKMVAIGLVPELTAEAAKKAALGAGARVIKTYAYELNHRELEEIKATPLDIILLAGGTDGGNKDCIIHNAKMIAEYKLDVPVVVAGNKAAIDQVEAIFKETGIDYFVTENVMPVINKLNVEPSREEIRKVFMNRIVEAKGMKSAEEFIKGILMPTPAAVLKAAEVLAEGTDDEEGIGDLIVVDIGGATTDVHSIAKGEPTKPSIMIKGLEEPFAKRTVEGDLGMRYSSVALLEAAGTRKIRNYLHDSLKQIDVKAACQYRHDHIKMVPQSNEEIRFDEAMAMVATEIAMTRHCGVLECVYTPMGTMFNQSGKDLTDAPYVIGTGGVIIHSLNPQGILKAGNFNEQDPVHLKPVSPKFLVDKTYILSAMGLLAQDYPNLAVRIMKKYLVEV